In Leptolyngbya sp. O-77, the genomic window GGGTTTCGTCAAAATCAGCACGTCACCCGGTCGCAAGCCGCCCTTGTGCAGCAGGTGGGACGGTTCCGCCAGTCCATTGCAGGTAAAGCCTAGCGCCAGCTCTGCCCCTTCGACGGTATGCCCGCCAATCAGCACGGCCCCAGCCGCGTGGAGCGTTTTGGTCGCGCCCGCCAACAGGTGAAATAGGGTTTCTTCCTGCTTGGCATCGGTGGCGTAGGGCAACGTGGCGATCGCCAGCGCACTCTGGGGACTCGCGCCCATCGCAAACAGGTCGCTCAGCGCATGGTTCGCCGCAATCTGTCCAAATACGAACGGATCATCCACCAGCGCCCGAAAGTAGTCCACCGTTTGCACTAGCACCTGCCCAGCGGGTATCTGCACCACCGCCGCATCATCCGGCGCATCCAGCCCCAGCAGCACGTCCTCCCGCCGCAGCTCCGGCAGTTCCGCCTGCACCCGTTTTAGTGCGCGGTCGAGGGTTTGGCTGCCGATTTTGGAGCCGCAGCCAGCGCAGTGGGGAGTGTTGGGGTGTTGGGGTGTTGGGATAATGGAGAGAGGGGGAGAGGGAGGGAGGGGGAGAGGGAGAGAAGGTCGTGTCTTGTTCTTCAACCCCCAACCCCTAACCCCTGACCCCTCATCTCTCATCTCCGGTAAGTCCGAGAACTTCTCCATGAAACGGCGATCGATGCGATCTTTCCAGTTCCAGAGCCAGGGGGTGGGGCCGAGGTGCAGCGGACCGCGGGAGGCGACGGCGGCGCGATCGCCCAGGCCTACCAAAATCAAAAACTCTTTTTGTGGCACGAAGGGCTTCAGCGGGTTGCCCAGGACGGCGCGTTGCAGATTTTCAAACAAGGGCTTGCCCTGGCGCACGGCAAACACGCCCGCTTTGGGTCGCGGATGGTGAACCATCGTGGCGACATCGCCCGCCGCGAAAACCTGGGGATGGGAGGTGGATTGCAGACAATCGTTGACCTGCACAAAGCCGCGATCGTCGGTTGCCAAGCCGGATTCCTTCAGCCAGGGTGCGGCGGCAGCTTGCGTCACCCAGAAGGGGCGATCGCACTCGATCCAGCGTCCAGACTCGCAGCGCAATCCGTCCGGCTCCACGGCTGCCACCGTTTCGCCCAAATGAAGCTGAATGCCGCGCTGAGTCAGGATTTGCTGCATCTTGCGCCGCATTCCGGGGCTGCGCTCTGGCAAAATCTCGCGGCCGCGATGCAGCAGATGCATCTCTAGCGGCGTGTCGGGATGGCCCGCCTGCTGCAAAACCCGTCGCAGCCGCGCCTGCACATTCAGCGCCAGCTCTACGCCGCCCGCACCGCCACCCACAACGCCCAGCCGCAGAGGGTTCTGGGGCTGTTCGGACACCTGCTGAACGATCGCCTCCCACTGCGCCAAAAATTGCGAAATCGGCTTCACAGGGATGGCGTGTTCCGCAGCACCGGGAACCGTGGACACAGCGGGCGTGCTGCCAATGTCGAGGGAGAGCCAGTCGAAGGCGATCGCCGGATGTTGGGCACACAGGACTCGATTTTGCGCCAGGTCTAGCCCAATCGCGCGATCGCCAATCAGCCGCGCCCCGGCAAAATTCGCCAGCGGTCGCAGGTCAATGTGGCACTCGTCGAAGTCGTACAGCCCCGCCACGTATCCCGGCAGCATCCCCGAATAGGGCGTGTGCATCACGTCGGTAATCAGCGTCAGCCGCACGCCAGGAATCGGGTTCATGCCCCACATCCGCAGGGCGATCGCGTGGCTGTGTCCGCCCCCGATCAGCACTAGGTCTTGCGTAATGGGCGTGGGCGCTTCCAAGGTTATTGCAGCTTCAGCACTGCCATAAAGGCTTCCTGGGGCACATCCACCGTGCCGATCGCCTTCAGGCGCTTCTTACCCTTGGCTTGCTTTTGCAGCAGTTTCTTCTTCCGGCTGATGTCGCCGCCGTAGCACTTCGCCAGCACGTCTTTTCGCAAGGCCGGGATATGTTCACTGGCCACCACGCGGCTACCGATGGCGGCTTGCAGCGGGATTTTGAACTGGTGGCGCGGAATCAACTCCTTCAGCTTTTCCACCAGTGCCTTGCCCACGTAGTACGCCTTGTCCCGGTGAACAATGGTCGCTAGCGGGTCAACCGGGTCGCCATTGATCAGGATATCCAGCTTCACCAGGGGATTTTCGCGATAGCCGATGAGGTGGTATTCCATGCTGGCATAGCCGCGCGATCGCGACTTCATTTGGTCAAAAAAGTCCGTCACCACCTCCGCCAGCGGCAGTTCATAGGTCAGCGTCGTGCGCCCCTGGGTCAGATATTTCATATCTTTGAACACGCCCCGGCGAGACTGGCTCAGCTCCATCAGCGGGCCGACGAATTCCTCCGGCGTGATCATGTCCACCTGCACGTAGGGTTCCTCAATCGCCTCGCGCTTTTGGGGATCGGGCAGGTGGCTGGGGTTGTCGATATAGACCTCGCTGCCATCTAGCAGGCGAACCTTGTAAATCACCGATGGAGCCGTGGTAATCAGATCCAGGTCGTATTCGCGCTCCAGTCGTTCCTGCACAATTTCCATGTGCAGCAGCCCCAAAAAGCCACAGCGGAATCCAAAGCCCATCGCGCTGGAGGTTTCGGGTTCGTATTGCAGTGCCGCGTCGTTCAGCCGCAGTTTTTCGAGCGCTTCTCGCAGGTCTTCAAACTCATCGGCATCGGTAGGGAACAGTCCGCAAAACACCATCGGCTTGGCTTCCGTATAGCCAGGGAGCGGTTCCTTGGCTGGAGCCGTCGCCAGGGTAATGGTGTCGCCCACTCGCGCATCGGCTACTGCTTTGATGGCAGCCGACAGATAGCCCACTTCGCCCGCGTGCAGTTCGTCTACCTGGATTTGGTTGGGCGACAGCACACCCAGTTCGTCGATTTGGTACTCTTTGCGGGAAGCCATCAGTCGGATGCGATCGCCCTTCTTCAGCGTCCCGTCCATCACTCGGAAGTACACAATCACCCCGCGATAGGAATCGTAGTAGCTGTCGAAAATCAACGCCCGCAGCGGCTCCTGCACCGTGTCGCGGGGTGGTGGCACCAGATGCACTATAGATTCTAGAATCTCGCTGATGCCAATGCCTTCTTTTGCCGAGGCGAGAATCGCGCTGCTGCAATCCAGCCCGATAATTTCTTCGATTTCTCCCTTGACCCGATCTGGCTCTGCCCCCGGCAGGTCGATTTTATTTAGCACCGGAATGATTTCCAGATTATGCTCCAGCGCCAAGTACACATTTGCCAGAGTTTGCGCTTCAACGCCCTGCGACGCATCCACCACCAGCAGCGCCCCTTCGCAGGCAGCCAGAGAGCGCGACACCTCATAGGAAAAGTCTACGTGCCCCGGCGTGTCGATCAGGTTTAGCACGTAGTCCTGACCATCTTCGCCGCGATAGTTCATCCGGGCGGCTTGAAGCTTAATCGTGATGCCGCGCTCTCGCTCCAGATCCATATTGTCGAGAAATTGCTCCTTCATTTCTCGATTGCTAACCGTGCCCGTCGTTTGCAGCAAGCGGTCGGCCAGCGTGGACTTGCCGTGGTCGATGTGGGCAATGATGGAAAAGTTGCGGATGTTGGAGACGGGAACGTCGGTCATAGACGCAAGGCATCAAGGGGTAAAAGGGGCGGCAATGCTTAGAGGAACCGCAAGAGAAACCAGGCAGTGAATCGCCCTTAAGGCATACCGCTTAAGATATTGTAATGCTTCTCTCTGCCGGACGCATCGGCAGTCCCTTGAGTCGTCTTGGGTTTCGCCGCAGTTGGGAGGAACCAGATGACCTATGATTTGTAAATAGATCAAGATAGGTCAAGTTGTAGCGTATTGTTTATTGTTTTACGCTGCAAGGCGGCCTGTAGAGACAGTAGCCTTTGTAGGCAGTTTAATTCAGGGGTGCTTGGGAAGAAGGGCGATCGCCCCTCGTTTAAGAACCAGAATCTTTAAGAGCCAGCATCACTTAGAAAAGTGGGTGCAGCTTTCTGGAGTCGGGTGCAATAGAGGTGTAGTAAACAGGTCTTGAGCGGAGTAGATGGTTGTTCCAGAACTATCAAGGGGGCTTGACCATAGGGGACTTTTCTGGATACAAACGCTCTCGCTTGCGAAAGACTCTTGCTAGAAGCCAGACGAAACGCCGCTTCCTCTGCGGCTTGCCATCGCCAAGACTCAAAATCTAAACCGAGATTTACACCAAGCTCTACATCAAGCTTTACGACTCAAGATTTACAATTCAAGCCATTAAGTTCACAACTCACAACATTAGATTCCCTGTACAAAACGATTTAGGGCAGAATTTACTGTAAGTCGGTAGATTCTCATCCTGGAAGGGTGTCTGTATAGGCGAACCAGGCGATATCAGCGACGGAACACATTGCGGAACGGTGAGAGAGCAAGACAATTCTATGAGTGACCCTGTTGTGGAATCTAATGTGGCGAA contains:
- the lepA gene encoding translation elongation factor 4, with protein sequence MTDVPVSNIRNFSIIAHIDHGKSTLADRLLQTTGTVSNREMKEQFLDNMDLERERGITIKLQAARMNYRGEDGQDYVLNLIDTPGHVDFSYEVSRSLAACEGALLVVDASQGVEAQTLANVYLALEHNLEIIPVLNKIDLPGAEPDRVKGEIEEIIGLDCSSAILASAKEGIGISEILESIVHLVPPPRDTVQEPLRALIFDSYYDSYRGVIVYFRVMDGTLKKGDRIRLMASRKEYQIDELGVLSPNQIQVDELHAGEVGYLSAAIKAVADARVGDTITLATAPAKEPLPGYTEAKPMVFCGLFPTDADEFEDLREALEKLRLNDAALQYEPETSSAMGFGFRCGFLGLLHMEIVQERLEREYDLDLITTAPSVIYKVRLLDGSEVYIDNPSHLPDPQKREAIEEPYVQVDMITPEEFVGPLMELSQSRRGVFKDMKYLTQGRTTLTYELPLAEVVTDFFDQMKSRSRGYASMEYHLIGYRENPLVKLDILINGDPVDPLATIVHRDKAYYVGKALVEKLKELIPRHQFKIPLQAAIGSRVVASEHIPALRKDVLAKCYGGDISRKKKLLQKQAKGKKRLKAIGTVDVPQEAFMAVLKLQ
- the selD gene encoding selenide, water dikinase SelD, giving the protein MEAPTPITQDLVLIGGGHSHAIALRMWGMNPIPGVRLTLITDVMHTPYSGMLPGYVAGLYDFDECHIDLRPLANFAGARLIGDRAIGLDLAQNRVLCAQHPAIAFDWLSLDIGSTPAVSTVPGAAEHAIPVKPISQFLAQWEAIVQQVSEQPQNPLRLGVVGGGAGGVELALNVQARLRRVLQQAGHPDTPLEMHLLHRGREILPERSPGMRRKMQQILTQRGIQLHLGETVAAVEPDGLRCESGRWIECDRPFWVTQAAAAPWLKESGLATDDRGFVQVNDCLQSTSHPQVFAAGDVATMVHHPRPKAGVFAVRQGKPLFENLQRAVLGNPLKPFVPQKEFLILVGLGDRAAVASRGPLHLGPTPWLWNWKDRIDRRFMEKFSDLPEMRDEGSGVRGWGLKNKTRPSLPLPLPPSPPLSIIPTPQHPNTPHCAGCGSKIGSQTLDRALKRVQAELPELRREDVLLGLDAPDDAAVVQIPAGQVLVQTVDYFRALVDDPFVFGQIAANHALSDLFAMGASPQSALAIATLPYATDAKQEETLFHLLAGATKTLHAAGAVLIGGHTVEGAELALGFTCNGLAEPSHLLHKGGLRPGDVLILTKPLGTGTLFAADMQRQAKGRWIEGAIATMLQSNQAAAAIFRAHGAHACTDVTGFGLLGHLVEMLRASEPVGVQLNLSALPLLPGAAETLHQGFRSSLHPQNLAAARWVQDWEQVSQLRSSEIPADILFDPQTAGGLLGCVPAETAPACLSALHQAGYTEARAIARVVPSEGDVAPQGWSQRSVRLI